From Carassius auratus strain Wakin chromosome 10, ASM336829v1, whole genome shotgun sequence, a single genomic window includes:
- the cxadr gene encoding coxsackievirus and adenovirus receptor homolog, whose translation MDLRTSCLCLFNIILLAGPACGLQITSTGPTSIEKASGETVKLDCQFTLAAEDSGPLDIEWSLQPSDNQKTEQVCTQGDRAFEHYYEPLKGRVHFNSPDPKNGDASMNIMGLKATDTGTYQCKVKKVPGISSRKILLTVMVRPSKPRCYAEGQTNVGKDMVLRCSSAEGTQPLQYIWERTTGNKLLPPLAVLDPVGGTMSLRNATEAASGTYKCIAKNRIGTEECLVEVNITQPPNTAGVIAGVVICILLVLILLALLLFCCCRARNKKKYEKEIAYEIREDVPAPKSRVSTARSFTSVGSQRSSLGSMSPSNLHEYTKPQYDKIPSEEYERPPSHAPIPPPSRMAGPNLSRMGAIPVMVPAQNRDGSIV comes from the exons GCCCAGCCTGTGGACTACAGATCACTTCCACTGGCCCCACATCCATTGAGAAAGCCAGTGGAGAGACTGTGAAGCTGGACTGTCAGTTTACTCTCGCTGCTGAGGATTCTGGGCCTCTGGACATTGAGTGGAGCCTGCAGCCCTCTGACAACCAGAAAACAGAGCAAGTG TGTACTCAGGGTGACAGGGCCTTTGAACACTACTATGAACCTCTTAAAGGAAGAGTCCACTTCAACTCCCCTGACCCTAAAAATGGTGATGCCTCTATGAACATCATGGGTCTGAAAGCAACAGACACAGGAACCTATCAGTGCAAGGTGAAAAAGGTTCCTGGTATCAGCAGCAGGAAGATCCTCCTAACCGTCATGG TGCGCCCCTCTAAACCCAGATGTTATGCAGAGGGTCAGACTAATGTGGGGAAAGATATGGTGTTGAGATGTAGCTCTGCGGAGGGCACACAACCACTGCAGTACATTTGGGAAAGAACGACAGGCAATAAACTTCTGCCGCCCCTGGCAGTGCTAG ATCCAGTCGGGGGCACCATGAGTCTGAGGAACGCGACTGAGGCAGCTTCAGGAACATAcaaatgcattgctaaaaaccGTATTGGAACAGAAGAGTGTTTGGTGGAGGTCAACATCACACAAC CCCCGAACACAGCTGGCGTCATCGCAGGTGTAGTAATCTGCATTCTGCTGGTTCTCATTCTTCTCGCCCTCCTCCTCTTCTGCTGCTGCCGTGCCCGCAACAAGAAGAAGTACGAGAAGGAGATTGCCTATGAGATCAG AGAGGATGTCCCCGCTCCAAAGAGTCGTGTTTCAACTGCACGCAGTTTCACCAGCGTGGGCAGCCAGCGCTCCTCTCTGGGCTCCATGTCTCCCTCCAACCTGCATGAGTACACCAAGCCCCAGTATGACAAGATACCCTCTGAAGAGTACGAGAGACCCCCTAGTCACGCCCCtattcccccacccagcagaatgGCCGGCCCCAACCTCAGCCGCATGGGGGCCATCCCTGTCATGGTCCCTGCCCAGAACAGGGATGGATCCATTGTGTAA